One segment of Niabella beijingensis DNA contains the following:
- a CDS encoding RagB/SusD family nutrient uptake outer membrane protein codes for MKNYRYTLGVSVAVAFIFSSCKKDFLTLYPEGNLNEKIFYKTPADFQQAIVGAYIPLRDIANNAFWMDEERSDNAHYDYYEKDRGNAQRESLADFMDDAENGVTVVRYQAAYVGIGRVNAVLDHIETNTTIADSLKKLIIGEAKALRGHYYFDLVRNFGGVPLHLHEVLKAEDAYLPRATADQIYTQVISDLKDALGLLPAPAFKPEETGRVNKGVVATELAAVYMQRKNFEEAATLLKTVTQMGYALMTDFSGIFNPANKNANVNKELIFDVQYQSATPGQQSSFIYRFTPITPSTKVILGVDFNNGLGGWDVPTDDLKNVFEAGDKRFDASIGVIEGSLNSSQDFVPSKVVSAVGYTPPAGVVVRWFCKKFYFPPYPNINQYSDQNWPLYRYGDVLLMLAECLNETGKAGEALPYLNQIRGRAFGDASHNITTTDPVLLRAAIAKERRRELAFENKRWQDLIRTGEAITVMTAYGVKAKQKYPYLLPQSYTVTQDRLLYPIPQREMDLNKSLVQNPGYTK; via the coding sequence ATGAAAAATTACAGATATACCCTAGGCGTAAGCGTCGCTGTTGCTTTCATTTTTTCTTCCTGCAAAAAAGACTTTCTCACCCTTTACCCGGAAGGCAACCTCAATGAAAAGATCTTTTATAAAACTCCGGCCGATTTCCAGCAGGCTATAGTAGGCGCATATATTCCCCTCCGGGATATTGCCAACAATGCATTCTGGATGGATGAGGAGCGCTCCGACAACGCGCACTATGATTATTACGAAAAGGACCGTGGTAATGCACAACGGGAATCCCTGGCAGATTTTATGGATGATGCAGAAAACGGAGTGACCGTTGTTCGCTACCAGGCAGCATATGTAGGCATTGGAAGGGTGAATGCCGTACTGGATCATATTGAAACCAATACCACGATAGCAGATTCATTAAAGAAACTGATCATCGGCGAGGCCAAGGCATTGAGGGGTCATTACTATTTTGACCTGGTAAGAAACTTTGGCGGTGTTCCGCTGCACCTGCATGAGGTGTTAAAAGCTGAGGATGCCTATTTGCCGAGAGCTACCGCTGATCAGATTTATACACAGGTGATCAGCGATCTGAAGGATGCTTTGGGACTACTGCCTGCACCGGCCTTCAAACCGGAGGAAACCGGCCGTGTGAACAAAGGCGTGGTGGCAACAGAATTGGCTGCGGTATATATGCAACGGAAAAATTTTGAAGAGGCTGCAACCTTGCTGAAGACCGTTACCCAGATGGGGTATGCTTTGATGACTGATTTTTCAGGTATTTTTAACCCTGCTAACAAAAATGCAAATGTCAACAAAGAACTGATCTTTGATGTGCAATATCAAAGTGCAACACCAGGACAGCAAAGCAGTTTTATTTATCGTTTTACACCGATTACACCCTCTACCAAAGTAATTCTGGGTGTTGATTTCAATAACGGTCTTGGCGGATGGGATGTACCTACCGATGATCTTAAAAACGTGTTTGAAGCCGGAGACAAGCGTTTTGACGCTTCTATTGGCGTTATTGAAGGGTCTTTAAACAGCTCTCAGGATTTTGTTCCTTCAAAAGTGGTAAGTGCTGTGGGATATACACCTCCCGCCGGCGTGGTGGTAAGATGGTTCTGTAAGAAATTTTATTTTCCTCCCTATCCGAACATCAATCAGTATTCAGATCAGAACTGGCCCCTCTATCGTTACGGAGATGTGTTGCTGATGCTGGCGGAATGCCTGAATGAAACCGGGAAGGCCGGTGAAGCGCTTCCCTATCTGAACCAGATACGGGGCCGCGCATTCGGGGATGCGAGTCATAATATTACGACCACGGATCCTGTGCTGCTTCGTGCCGCCATTGCCAAAGAACGCAGGAGGGAGCTGGCTTTTGAGAATAAGAGATGGCAGGACCTGATCCGCACCGGCGAAGCCATTACGGTGATGACCGCCTATGGAGTAAAGGCAAAACAAAAATATCCTTACCTGTTACCGCAGTCCTATACGGTTACCCAGGACCGGTTGCTGTATCCCATTCCCCAGCGGGAAATGGATCTGAACAAGAGCCTGGTCCAGAATCCGGGATATACCAAGTAA
- a CDS encoding phytanoyl-CoA dioxygenase family protein translates to MKNELSQEQIRYYQENGFVVIDDFLSPAELEEWREAVMVAVTERNGIKIPGQDIKVGMDDGINEDAEYFSKVFDQLLNLWQTNEQVRKIMTDERIGKMAAELAGADGIRIWHDQALFKKPWANPTSWHLDTPFWSFSDRKALSIWVALDDATLENGCLYFIPGSFKETTFENKGIGKNMDGIFEVYPQFKKVNSVAAKMKAGSCSFHNGLTIHGAGANMTSGYRRAMTCAYMPEGNVFNGQANILPEAYLKTLAVGDLLNSNEQNPLIYHK, encoded by the coding sequence ATGAAAAATGAACTCTCGCAGGAACAGATCAGGTATTACCAGGAAAATGGATTTGTGGTGATCGATGACTTTTTATCGCCTGCGGAACTGGAAGAATGGCGCGAGGCCGTTATGGTGGCCGTTACGGAAAGGAACGGGATAAAAATCCCGGGTCAGGATATCAAAGTCGGAATGGATGATGGCATCAATGAAGACGCCGAATACTTTTCCAAGGTGTTTGATCAGCTGCTGAATCTCTGGCAGACAAATGAGCAGGTCAGAAAGATCATGACCGATGAACGCATTGGCAAAATGGCCGCAGAACTCGCCGGCGCGGATGGCATCCGTATCTGGCACGATCAGGCCCTGTTCAAAAAACCCTGGGCCAATCCTACCTCCTGGCACCTCGATACACCTTTCTGGTCCTTCTCCGACCGTAAGGCGCTTTCGATCTGGGTGGCCCTGGATGATGCCACGCTTGAAAACGGATGTCTGTATTTTATACCGGGATCTTTTAAGGAAACGACCTTTGAGAATAAAGGGATCGGCAAAAATATGGACGGCATTTTTGAAGTATACCCGCAGTTTAAAAAAGTGAACTCCGTTGCCGCAAAGATGAAGGCCGGCAGCTGCTCGTTCCACAACGGGCTGACGATTCACGGCGCAGGCGCAAATATGACCAGCGGATACCGCCGGGCAATGACCTGTGCCTATATGCCGGAAGGCAACGTGTTTAACGGACAGGCGAATATCTTACCCGAAGCCTATCTTAAAACGCTGGCGGTCGGCGATCTTTTGAACAGCAATGAACAGAACCCACTGATCTATCATAAATAA
- a CDS encoding sugar phosphate isomerase/epimerase has protein sequence MNIRFLCPRWGAEQVDWVSFLTEVKKAGYAGIEWFPFGEPGDPRNVLALLEEMELDFAIVMQVTGVYSGFETYTAALKNDLLKLAALRTAGKQPLFISVQCGREYFTAAQVLECLAICEAVSAATGTAIYQETHRNKWSYGAHTVYPVLKQQPDLRLTLDVSHWFCVSESYLEDQQEAVLAAVQQTSHVHARVGHTEGPQVFNPALPEYAAALHEHLKIWDRWVAFRKQQGFAESTITPEFGPPPYLVPASRDIDLQQEQWGLNLWMKNLLNERYNKN, from the coding sequence TTGAACATACGATTTCTTTGCCCGCGCTGGGGCGCGGAACAGGTAGACTGGGTCTCTTTCCTGACGGAAGTAAAGAAGGCCGGTTATGCAGGAATAGAATGGTTCCCATTCGGCGAGCCGGGGGACCCCCGGAACGTACTTGCCCTGCTGGAGGAAATGGAACTGGATTTTGCCATCGTAATGCAGGTGACGGGTGTGTATTCCGGTTTTGAAACCTACACCGCAGCGCTGAAAAATGACCTGCTGAAACTGGCGGCACTCCGCACGGCCGGCAAACAACCGCTTTTTATCAGTGTACAATGCGGCCGCGAATATTTTACAGCAGCACAGGTGCTGGAGTGCCTTGCCATTTGTGAAGCGGTGAGCGCCGCTACCGGAACTGCCATCTACCAGGAAACCCACCGCAATAAATGGTCGTATGGTGCACATACGGTATACCCGGTGCTGAAGCAGCAGCCGGACCTTCGCCTCACCCTCGATGTATCGCATTGGTTCTGTGTTTCGGAAAGCTATCTTGAAGACCAGCAGGAGGCGGTGCTGGCAGCGGTACAGCAAACATCGCATGTGCATGCGCGGGTAGGGCACACCGAAGGCCCGCAGGTCTTTAATCCCGCATTGCCGGAATATGCTGCGGCCTTACATGAGCACCTGAAGATCTGGGACCGTTGGGTGGCCTTCCGGAAGCAGCAGGGATTTGCCGAAAGCACCATTACACCGGAGTTTGGCCCTCCGCCTTACCTGGTGCCGGCCAGCCGGGATATCGACCTGCAGCAGGAACAATGGGGACTGAACCTGTGGATGAAAAATCTTTTGAACGAACGGTATAATAAAAACTGA
- a CDS encoding glycosyl hydrolase, whose product MKRRSFLERTTLLTFGALMYENIAWAFENDHVRVAARDQLYELFKTPQTVYRPFVRWWWNGDKVEKEELVRELKLLKEAGIGGVEINPIKFPQRTDDMGIPSLTWLSDEWVDVLDFTLTEAKKLGLTCDLIVGSGWPFGAEYLEGDERADIMTIGVKKVIGLMDFEAPLLDFIKEADPATTSPYAHRKLEIQKVFMVPDPMKSLDEVVDLSGQIPSGFIKAKVPRGNYTIYALLKTSAFLEVINGAPGANGQVLNHFNKAAVEKYLNHMTDTIQKRIGPLKDRVRALFVDSMELEGSNWTTDMAAEFEKRRGYDLMPYLPLILAKIGAMGNVYDYNYGTRFTPEFQDSIERVRCDFDRTKIELLKERFVTPFQQWSKSNGMLSRAQAYGRGYHPLEASMGMDIPEGETWIKYGIGEEMPETDYRIGRAYTMVNKFVSSGAHLAGKRLVSCEEATNTDMVFNASLQTLKLASDQSLITGITHSVYHGFNYSPKNAPFPGWIRYGNFMNERNTYWPFFKLINDYKARISALLQHADMFADIAILPPLYDSWGKFGAPNEPFPSLTYPANLSLIWEAMQQHGNGCDYISDAIINKAVVKEGFLEYGPRKYHTLFLVHVQSLEPVTANKLLQFVQSGGKVICVQNTPDKSVGLLNAAEQTKLVRNIIEELQKFKDRFIFAEHPEESYPDWYKALQQKYNIRPYVTVVNGNPFIQQVRYTNETVDMLLVFNSSANYPFKVTLQPDAAIYEGRFGHYWDAVTGQLYQLKNDREITVTLYPADMRIFVFEKNQRKKAPVYAEVPESEGQYPEITTPWNAVFRHIDGSVKTATLTALKDLKELPEYESFAGTVTYRNTFSKTKEGPSYIDLGRVQGIAQLKVNGKELGTRWFGRYLYHIQPFMQQGENTIEIAVTTTMGNYMKSLTDNPVAQYWTNGKRKPQPMRSMGLIGPVTIF is encoded by the coding sequence ATGAAGCGTAGAAGTTTTCTGGAGCGCACAACCCTCCTGACATTTGGGGCCCTGATGTATGAAAATATCGCCTGGGCATTTGAGAACGACCACGTAAGGGTAGCGGCGCGTGACCAGTTGTATGAATTGTTTAAGACGCCGCAGACGGTCTACCGGCCCTTTGTGCGGTGGTGGTGGAACGGCGATAAAGTGGAAAAAGAGGAACTGGTACGGGAACTGAAACTGCTGAAAGAAGCCGGTATCGGCGGTGTGGAGATCAATCCGATAAAATTCCCGCAGCGGACAGATGATATGGGCATCCCTTCGCTGACCTGGCTTAGTGATGAATGGGTGGATGTGCTGGACTTTACACTGACCGAAGCAAAAAAACTCGGACTGACCTGCGACCTGATCGTAGGTTCCGGATGGCCGTTTGGTGCCGAATACCTGGAAGGAGATGAGCGCGCCGACATCATGACCATCGGGGTAAAGAAGGTCATTGGCTTAATGGACTTTGAAGCGCCTTTACTGGACTTTATAAAAGAAGCAGACCCGGCAACAACAAGTCCCTATGCCCACCGGAAACTGGAGATACAAAAAGTATTTATGGTGCCGGACCCGATGAAATCACTGGACGAAGTGGTGGACCTTTCCGGTCAGATCCCGTCCGGGTTTATCAAAGCGAAGGTTCCCAGGGGCAACTATACGATCTACGCGCTTTTAAAAACAAGCGCCTTCCTGGAAGTGATCAACGGTGCACCGGGAGCGAACGGACAGGTGCTGAACCATTTCAACAAGGCGGCGGTGGAAAAATACCTCAATCACATGACGGATACGATCCAGAAAAGGATCGGTCCGCTGAAAGACCGGGTGCGGGCCTTGTTTGTAGACAGCATGGAACTGGAAGGGTCGAACTGGACAACAGATATGGCGGCTGAGTTTGAAAAACGAAGAGGTTACGACCTGATGCCTTATCTGCCGCTGATCCTGGCAAAGATCGGTGCCATGGGCAATGTATACGATTATAATTACGGGACCCGCTTCACACCGGAGTTCCAGGATAGCATCGAACGGGTGCGCTGCGACTTTGACCGGACAAAGATCGAACTGCTGAAAGAACGTTTTGTAACACCCTTCCAGCAATGGAGTAAGAGCAACGGGATGCTGTCCAGGGCACAGGCTTACGGAAGAGGCTATCATCCCCTGGAAGCCAGTATGGGAATGGATATTCCCGAAGGAGAGACCTGGATCAAGTACGGCATCGGAGAAGAAATGCCGGAAACGGATTACCGCATCGGAAGGGCCTATACCATGGTGAATAAATTTGTTTCTTCCGGTGCGCATCTTGCAGGAAAACGGCTGGTCTCCTGTGAAGAAGCTACCAATACCGATATGGTGTTCAATGCCTCCCTGCAAACCCTGAAGCTGGCCTCCGACCAGAGCCTGATCACGGGTATTACCCATTCTGTGTACCACGGGTTCAACTATTCTCCAAAGAACGCACCCTTTCCCGGGTGGATCCGCTACGGGAATTTTATGAATGAGCGCAATACCTACTGGCCCTTCTTTAAACTGATCAATGATTACAAAGCCCGTATATCCGCATTGTTGCAGCATGCCGATATGTTTGCGGATATTGCCATACTGCCGCCGTTGTATGACTCCTGGGGAAAATTCGGGGCACCCAACGAGCCCTTTCCGTCCCTTACCTACCCGGCCAATCTGTCACTGATCTGGGAAGCGATGCAACAACACGGCAATGGCTGCGATTATATTTCGGATGCGATCATTAATAAGGCCGTTGTTAAAGAGGGCTTTCTGGAATATGGTCCGAGAAAATATCACACCCTGTTCCTGGTGCACGTGCAAAGCCTGGAGCCTGTAACGGCCAATAAGCTGCTGCAATTTGTGCAATCCGGCGGAAAAGTGATCTGTGTGCAGAACACACCCGATAAATCAGTAGGTCTGCTCAATGCAGCGGAACAAACAAAACTGGTGCGGAATATTATAGAGGAACTGCAAAAATTCAAAGACCGGTTCATCTTTGCAGAACACCCGGAAGAGAGCTACCCGGACTGGTATAAAGCGCTTCAGCAAAAATATAATATTCGACCCTATGTGACGGTAGTGAATGGAAATCCGTTTATTCAGCAGGTACGCTACACCAACGAGACGGTGGACATGCTGCTCGTTTTTAACTCCAGCGCTAATTATCCGTTCAAAGTCACACTGCAGCCGGATGCCGCCATCTATGAAGGGCGGTTCGGTCATTACTGGGATGCAGTTACCGGGCAGCTGTACCAGCTGAAGAATGATAGGGAGATCACAGTTACGCTTTACCCCGCAGACATGCGCATCTTTGTCTTTGAAAAAAATCAACGGAAGAAAGCGCCCGTATATGCAGAAGTGCCGGAATCTGAAGGACAATATCCGGAGATCACCACGCCCTGGAATGCAGTATTCCGCCATATCGACGGTTCGGTAAAAACGGCAACACTCACTGCCCTGAAGGACCTGAAGGAACTGCCGGAATACGAAAGCTTCGCAGGAACTGTTACCTACAGGAATACCTTTTCAAAAACAAAAGAAGGCCCTTCCTATATCGACCTGGGAAGGGTACAGGGCATCGCGCAATTAAAAGTGAATGGAAAAGAACTGGGTACGCGTTGGTTTGGACGCTACCTGTACCATATACAGCCCTTTATGCAGCAGGGCGAAAATACAATTGAGATCGCCGTAACCACCACTATGGGTAATTATATGAAATCGCTTACAGATAACCCGGTGGCACAATACTGGACCAATGGCAAGCGCAAGCCACAGCCGATGCGCTCAATGGGATTGATAGGTCCTGTTACGATATTTTAA
- a CDS encoding glycoside hydrolase family 28 protein produces the protein MRGITVFLTTVLLSLSIIVQARDYDVLSFGAKKDGMHLNSAIIQGAIDYIHENGGGRLVFEEGQYLTGTLFLKSNVILHLKKGAVLLGSVNPFDYEKNKYIGWTSLIFAIKQDNIGITGGGMIDGRGFRTANNMVANIQKGLVTDPLKYDRPNETNRPQNIYFRECNNVRITGTTLKDPASWNQTYDQCKNLYVDSIRVDSKNYWNNDGIDVVDCDSVVIRNSYFDAADDVICFKSHDPAKICQNVIVDNCTGRSSANGLKFGTVSRGGFRNFKVTNLKIIDTYRSAITFAAVDGGLVENIVVDGVRSINTGNVIYLRIGDRWSNGKQPYMKNIRISNVYAEVPATKPDAGYSYEGPIEDLPRNISPASIVGLPQYRIQDVTLENIEIVYPGGGNPHYARRGLSKAELESIPEMPAAYPEFSQFKELPAWGFYVRHADGIRFSNITLRAREGDYRPAIVLDDVKGAALDKINVTEPGAGKKKQVFLHNTTRSK, from the coding sequence ATGCGAGGAATAACTGTTTTTTTGACCACGGTGCTTTTAAGCCTTTCGATCATCGTACAGGCCAGGGATTATGATGTGCTCAGCTTTGGCGCAAAGAAAGATGGGATGCACCTGAACAGCGCCATCATACAGGGGGCGATCGATTATATCCATGAGAACGGTGGCGGCCGGCTGGTATTTGAGGAAGGACAATACCTTACCGGTACGCTCTTTCTTAAATCCAATGTCATCCTGCATTTGAAAAAAGGAGCGGTCCTACTGGGTTCTGTTAATCCGTTCGACTACGAAAAGAATAAATACATCGGGTGGACCTCCCTGATCTTTGCTATCAAACAGGACAATATCGGGATCACCGGCGGGGGAATGATCGATGGCAGGGGCTTCCGTACGGCCAACAATATGGTGGCCAATATTCAAAAAGGATTAGTGACCGATCCGCTGAAATACGACCGCCCGAATGAGACCAACCGACCGCAGAATATCTATTTCCGTGAATGCAATAATGTGCGCATCACAGGGACCACGCTCAAAGATCCGGCCAGCTGGAACCAGACCTATGATCAGTGTAAGAACCTGTATGTGGACAGCATCCGTGTGGACAGTAAGAACTACTGGAACAATGACGGGATCGATGTGGTGGACTGCGACAGCGTGGTAATCCGGAATTCCTATTTTGATGCGGCGGATGATGTGATCTGTTTTAAATCGCACGATCCAGCGAAGATCTGCCAGAATGTGATCGTGGATAACTGTACCGGAAGGTCCAGCGCCAACGGTCTCAAGTTCGGAACCGTTTCCCGCGGCGGCTTCCGGAACTTTAAAGTAACAAATCTGAAAATAATTGATACCTACCGTTCGGCGATCACCTTTGCCGCGGTGGATGGCGGACTGGTGGAGAATATTGTGGTGGATGGTGTACGGTCGATCAACACCGGCAACGTGATCTACCTGCGGATCGGCGACCGGTGGAGCAACGGGAAGCAACCCTATATGAAAAACATCCGTATCTCCAATGTTTATGCCGAAGTGCCGGCCACCAAGCCGGATGCGGGCTATAGTTATGAAGGACCCATAGAAGACCTGCCCCGGAATATCTCACCAGCCAGTATTGTCGGACTGCCGCAGTACAGGATACAGGATGTAACACTGGAGAATATAGAGATCGTTTACCCCGGCGGCGGAAACCCGCATTATGCCCGGCGCGGACTAAGCAAGGCCGAGCTCGAAAGCATCCCGGAGATGCCGGCAGCCTATCCGGAGTTCTCGCAGTTTAAAGAACTGCCTGCCTGGGGATTTTATGTCCGTCATGCAGACGGCATCCGCTTCAGCAATATCACATTAAGAGCCAGGGAAGGCGATTACCGTCCTGCCATTGTATTGGATGATGTAAAAGGAGCAGCCCTGGATAAGATCAATGTAACAGAACCCGGGGCGGGAAAAAAGAAACAGGTGTTCCTGCACAATACCACCCGGTCAAAATAA
- a CDS encoding glycosyl hydrolase family 28 protein, producing the protein MRVIKILLFFVLLSSGAAAKDYNASLFGILSDGVTNNTGSIQKAIDFIHENGGGRLVFYVGRYVTGGVQLKSGVHIKLEEGAVIVGAASVYDYNSSGTIKAIIGADGQKNIGISGKGVIEGNGPVVMAGLAMLEKNGYLKSQKGERPALLGFTNCSDIRIDSVNLWNGCGRAQVFDGCSNVVVEHVNISSRQVPGAGGIRLKGSSGILIKDSFIDVPQRPAIEATQNKELRIERTIDPEGKSIKPGSGKM; encoded by the coding sequence ATGCGCGTCATAAAAATATTGCTGTTTTTTGTACTGTTGTCATCCGGCGCAGCCGCTAAAGATTACAACGCATCGCTGTTTGGGATCCTGTCGGATGGCGTTACCAACAATACGGGTTCCATACAAAAGGCCATTGATTTTATTCATGAGAATGGTGGCGGCCGGCTGGTATTCTACGTAGGGCGTTATGTTACCGGAGGCGTACAGCTAAAGTCCGGCGTGCACATCAAACTGGAAGAAGGAGCCGTGATCGTGGGCGCCGCTTCTGTTTATGACTACAACAGCTCCGGTACCATAAAAGCCATCATTGGTGCCGACGGACAAAAAAATATCGGTATCTCCGGCAAGGGCGTTATTGAAGGGAACGGACCGGTGGTAATGGCAGGGCTTGCGATGCTGGAAAAAAACGGGTACCTGAAATCTCAAAAGGGCGAACGCCCGGCATTGCTCGGGTTTACCAACTGTTCGGATATCAGGATCGATTCTGTTAACCTATGGAACGGATGCGGCAGGGCCCAGGTATTTGACGGATGCAGTAATGTGGTGGTGGAACACGTAAATATATCCAGCCGGCAGGTGCCGGGCGCAGGAGGTATCCGGTTGAAGGGTTCTTCAGGGATCCTTATAAAAGATAGTTTTATTGATGTACCACAGCGCCCTGCCATTGAAGCGACTCAGAATAAGGAACTGCGTATTGAACGGACCATTGACCCGGAGGGGAAATCCATAAAGCCGGGCTCAGGGAAAATGTAA
- a CDS encoding tetratricopeptide repeat protein: protein MNLYEQIEAYISGTLSSTERADFEQLLANDPEVKKAYDNWQETAAIVEKHETAAKQVPELRSLLEPLTREHFSGKPAATVRQGRVRKLVLAAVAAAAVLLLFLFNPAGIDRYPVTPMPNVVVRGAASQDKEGGRLFNEAQYDKALPYLKRDATANPDDVMAAFYYGVCLLKTGKPADALPVFEQLLQNSSAFQEDSYFFAALCAYKTSKKELAKQYATAVPPSNLYYKNAQRLLKKLK from the coding sequence ATGAATCTGTATGAACAAATAGAGGCCTATATTTCCGGAACGCTTTCTTCAACAGAGCGTGCAGATTTTGAACAGCTGCTGGCCAACGATCCGGAAGTAAAAAAAGCGTATGATAACTGGCAGGAAACGGCAGCCATCGTAGAGAAACACGAAACAGCGGCCAAACAGGTACCGGAACTACGGTCATTACTGGAGCCGCTTACCCGGGAACATTTCTCCGGGAAACCAGCGGCAACGGTCCGGCAGGGCCGCGTCCGCAAACTGGTGCTGGCTGCAGTGGCCGCCGCAGCGGTACTGCTCCTGTTCCTTTTCAATCCTGCAGGTATTGACCGTTACCCGGTTACCCCCATGCCCAATGTAGTGGTAAGAGGTGCTGCCAGCCAGGATAAAGAAGGAGGGCGGCTCTTCAACGAAGCGCAATATGATAAGGCCTTACCCTATTTAAAACGCGATGCCACCGCCAACCCTGATGATGTGATGGCGGCCTTTTATTATGGGGTCTGCCTGTTGAAGACAGGGAAGCCTGCTGATGCATTGCCGGTGTTTGAACAGCTCCTGCAAAACAGCTCTGCCTTTCAGGAGGACAGCTATTTTTTTGCGGCGCTCTGCGCTTATAAAACGAGCAAAAAGGAACTGGCCAAACAATATGCTACAGCGGTTCCGCCGTCCAACCTCTATTATAAAAATGCGCAACGTCTTTTAAAGAAACTGAAATAA